The Planctellipticum variicoloris DNA window TGTCCGCTGGTAATGCCGCCCAGCATTCCGCCATGGCGGTTTGACGCTGTAGAGATTCCGGGACGTCCCTGCCGCGGGTGGGCGGGATCGGGGACGAAGGCATCGTTGTTCTGGCTGCCGCGCAGCGTCACGCAGCCAAATCCGACGCCGTACTCGACACCCAGGACCGCGGGGAGGCTGAACAGCGCCTTGGCGAGATCCGCCTTCAACTTGTCGAAGACTGGTTCTCCGAGGCCCGCGGGAACTCCGGTCGCGACAATTTCGGCGGCGCCGCCGATGGAATCCTGTTCTCTCCGGACGCGTTCAATCAATTCCACCATCCGCGCGGCGGCTTCGGGATCGGGGCAGCGGACGATGTTCGGGCTGCCATCCGGGAGAGTTTCCACTTGCTGCAGAGTGACTGCAGCAGGATTCTCGATCGTCGCGTGAATATCGCCGACCTGCAGCACGTAGCCGACGACCCGGGCGCCGCAGGCTTCCGCGAGGATCTTCTTCGCGACTACGCCGGCTGCCACGCGGGAGGTGGTTTCGCGGGCGCTGCTCCGGCCGCCGCCGCGGTAGTCGCGGAAGCCATACTTAGCGTCGAACGTGTAGTCCGCATGGCCGGGTCGATACAGGTCCTTGATGTCGCCGTAGTCCCGGCTGCGCTGGTCTTCATTGCGAATCAGGATTGCCAGGCTCGTGCCCGTCGTCCGTCCCTCAAAGACCCCCGAAAGAATCTCAGGTGTATCGGATTCCTTCCGTTGAGTCACGATGTGGCTCTGGCCGGGACGTCGGCGATCAAGATCGACCTGCAGGTCCTCGACGGAAAGGGGGATTCCCGGCGGGACGCCGTCCAGAATGACGACATTGCCCGGGCCGTGGCTTTCGCCTGCGGTCGTAATCTTGAACGCCTGTCCGAACGAGTTTCCAGCCATGTTTGGATTGTAGTAGACGAACAGCAGGCGATCCAAGCCCGGCGGACTGGTGCGCATTCGCCGGGGATTCGCCGGGAATCTCATTGCGGGCTGGCTGTTGAAATGCGGATGATGGGGTGGCTGGGGCAATTCGTCTCTGCAAGCCATTGTCAGGGACTGGTCTCATGTCGTCCGGCAAGTGGAACCGTAAAGTCGATGCCGGATGTCCCGCGGGCCGGGCGGCACGATGCGTTCTGGCAGAGCGGCTGGAGATTCTGGAAAAACGCCTGGCCGACGTGCTGAGGGCGAAGTGCGGAAATTCGGAAGCCGTTCACCAGTTGCGAGTTGCGAGTCGCAGGGCGACTGCCGCGGTCGAAAGTTTCGGCGTCTGCCTGCCGCATCAACAGTCGCGCAAGTTGTCGAGCAGGGTCAGGTCCATCCGTCGCGCTGCGGGACGCATCCGCGACTGGGACGTTCTGCTCCTGGATCTCGCGCAGCGCGTCTGGCAGATTGGTGCGGAGGATGCGCCGGGGTTCGACTTGCTCGCGGGCGATTCCGCTGCACGGCGAAGCATGGCCCAGGAGAAATTTCTGAAAGTTTGCCGGAAATCGCAGGCGCCCCTCCGTCGTCGGTCGAAGGAGCTGGTCGGAGCAGTTTCAGCCGCAGATCGCCGCGGTCTGACCTTTGGAGACATCGGCCGGTTTCGGCTGACCGCGCTGGCGGAGCGTTTCTTCTCACAGTTCGGTGGCCCGTTGGCCGACGTGACGGACTACCATGCGTTGCGACTGGCGCTGAAGCCGCTGCGTTATGCCGTCGAGATCTTCAGCGGCTGCTTTGTGCCGGCGCTTTCGGAGCAGATCTCTCCCCAACTGGAAACGCTGCAGGAACTGCTCGGCGGCATTCAGGATTGCCAGTTGGCCGCAGTGCGGGTGCGAACGCGGCACTCAGAGCTGGAAATGGAGAATCTCCCCGGCTGGCCCCGCTACGATTCGTCGTTGCGTTCGCTCCTGGGAGACCTGGAGCGAACGGTGGCCGTCCGTTGCGAAAAGGTCCAGCAATGGCGCGAGGAACAGGCGGATCCGCTGAGGGCGGATCTGCAGCGGGTCCTCAGCGAATCCCCGCTCGGAGAATCGGTTCCAGCTCGTCGACGAAATCGTTGACGTCTTTGAATTCGCGATAGACGGATGCGAATCGGACGAAGGCGACCTGGTCGACTGCGCGAAGGGCATCCATGACCTTTTCGCCAATCACCTGCGAAGGAACTTCGCGGTCAAACTGCTCGTACAGGTCGGACTCGATCTCGGCGACCATGCCTTGAATGATTTCGTCGCTGATGGGGCGTTTGTAGCAGGCTTTCTCAAGCCCCGCGCGGATCTTCTCCCGATTGAACGGAATCCGGCTGCCGTCTTTCTTGATCACCTTTAGAGGCGATTCTTCGATCTTCTCGTACGTCGTGAATCGGCGGTCGCAGCTCAGGCATTCCCGCCGACGGCGGATGACGTAATCCTGGCTGGCCCGCGAATCGATGACCTTGGTCTCGCCGTGGCGGCAAAACGGACACATCATGACTTTGCGCTCCGCGCGGAGACAAACCTCAGGGCCTGTCAGTTGGAGAGCGGCTCCCACACCCTCCGACTGCGCACTCAGCGTCCCTCCCGTGTGCACGACTCCCCGCAAATACGGTACCGGTGCACCAGAAGTCTGACTAGTCAGATTTGGAGGATTGGATCGAGAATTCCAATTCCAACCGCTTCGCTTTATCGCTGCTTGACCAATTTCTCGACGAGCGGCACAACCTGAGTCTCGTAGGAAATCCCTTCCGATCCCGGTTTGGCGGGCGTACGGTTGTCGAACCGCTGCGCCAGTTTGCCATCCCGGCCGTAGACATAGACCGCCGGGATGCTGTCGAGTTCGATTTTCTCAAACAGTTCATCTGCCGGCTGGCTGCAAAGATAGTTTTTGACGGCTTCGGCCTTCTGCTCCGCGAGGAATATTTCGACCCGCTCCCGATAATATTCGGGAGGTTTGCTGCGAATTCCCGCGTAATCGACGCTGATGGAAATGCAGACCGTTTCGGGCTGGTTGCGCTGGAGCTTGATCAGGTGGGGAAACTCTTCCATACAGGGCTGGCAGGCGGTGGACCACACGTCCAGGACAACCACTTTGCCCCTGGCGCCGGCCACGATTTTCTGCACGTCTTCCCACGTCGCGGCCGTCAGTTTGACCGCCGCCCGGGCTGCGGCATCGGGCTCGGCGGCGACCGTCGTTGATCCGGCAGAGAAAATTCCCGCGACGAACCCGCTCGCGAGCAGCATCAAGGCTAAGCGACGCATCGGCAGCGACTCCTGGCTGGTGGGGAAACTTGACCCGCCGATTGTCGACCACTTCCCGCGATCATGCAACCCGTTGGAGGAAGTCGCGACCGAACCAGCCCGCAGTTGCGGCCAGTCCCATTCCGCCAATCAGCCACCACCAACCGGGTCCGGCCGCGTGACGCGGGGGGCCGTCCTTTTTCAGGAGAGCCTGTTCGACGGCGTTTCGCACTTCGGGGCTCGGATCAGACTTCTGCAGCTTGATGAATTCGGGAATCAGCGGCCGCATCAATTCCTGATGTTCGCTCAGGATGGAAATCGCGGAAAGGCGCGTATGGACGGCCTCCGCGGAGAGCGACCCTTCGAGGATGCGAGCGGTCTCGGGAGCGAGCATCGGCATCTTTGCCAGCGCCTGGGCCATGCCCGCCCGATCCTGCGGCGGCGCACTCTGCCAGGCGGAAATCAAGGCGCGCTCGGCTTCGCGGGCGCGAAACCCCCGTTCGCTTGAAGCCAGGCCAAGCCAGACCACCAGGACCGAGAGCATTCCGATTGCCGCCGCCATAACCCCGGTGAGGGCGGGAGATCCCCCAGGTCCCGCCGATGGGAGCAGTTGCTCGTCAGGCGTCAGGCGCGCGGAAATCTGTGGTATTGCACGCGTCGGAGTTCGCTGGAACGGATTCGGAACCGGATCGCGCGAACGGGTGGGCTGAATCATGGACTGCAACCGCTGGGCGACGTCGGCTGCGGTGGCGGGTCGGTTTTGCGGATCTTTCTCCAGCAGATCGGCCACAAGCTGATCGAGTTCTGGGGGGCAATCCAGCATCTGGTCGGCCAGCCGGGGGGGGGCGTCCTTCAGATGTTTGTGGAGAACTTCGGCCGGGTGCTCGGCTTCGAACGGCGGCTTGCCGGTTAACAGTTCAAAAAAGACGCAGCCGAGGGCGTACAGGTCAGTCCGGTTCGAAATCGGCGGCTTGCCCCGGATCTGTTCCGGCGCCATGTACTGCAGCGTGCCGAGCGTTCGACCGGCGGCGGTAATCCGCGTCGCGGCGGCCATCGTCGCCAACCCGAAGTCGCTCAGTTTCAACTTGCCGGCGGGGGTCACCAGAAAGTTCGCCGGTTTCACGTCGCGGTGAACGACGCCCCGCTCGTGAGCGCATTGCAGCCCTGCGCACATCTGCAGCCCGTAATCGATCACCGTGTCCCAGGCGAGGCGACCCCGTTCTCGCAGGATATCGGCGAGGGTTCCGCCTTCGACAAGCTCCATTGCGTAGAAGCGCTGCTGGTTATCGCAGACTCCGCCGAACGAATGCACGATGTTCGGGTGACGGAGCTGCTTCAGAACTTCCATTTCGCGTTCGAAGCGGGCGAGCAAGGTTGGATCGGCCGCGACCTCCGGGGGAATGAGCTTCACCGCCACGATCCGATCGTTGCCGACGTATCGTGCGCGATAGACGACCCCCATGCCCCCTTCGCCGAGCTTGTCCTGCAGCTCGAAGGGCCAGATCCAGCGACTCTCCATGACCGGCCTTTGCGGTTCCTGACGTCGGGGCCGCGGTGACTGCGGAGAGACCCCTTCCGATGAGTATAGTTCGGAATTGGCGATTCTGCGGAGTGATGCATTCCGCGTGCCGGACTTGACGGAGCGTCAGGGTAACGGTTTTGACATTTTGCGGGTCTGCCTCGCATCTGTCAGCGTCAATTCGGTCCCCATTGGCCGGGGGGACCATGACCGTTAGAATATCGGTGCTGACGGCGGGGATGCATTTGACGCTGCCCGTTGCAAATATCTTGTCGGTTCACACGTTACGGCGATTCCATCAGGGCCGTTATGTCGGCGACCTTCGTCTCAGATCGACTTTCCCGGATGCGTCCCGCGTCGTCGCTGAGCGTGCATCTGCTCGGTCTGGTCGATTTTGATGCAGCCCTTGGGGTCCAGCGACATCTCGTTTCGGAGACTATTGCTTCGCAGCGGCAGTCGGCTCATCTAATTCTGTGTGAGCATCCTCCGGGAGTCTCGATCGGTCGCGAGGGGAGTCGCGCCGACCTGCTCGTCGAGGAGACGGAACTGCGGTCGCGTCAGATGACGATTCGCTGGGTGCCCCGAGGGGGCGCTACATGGGTGCATCTGCCCGGGCAACTCGCCGCGTACCTCGTCGTGCCCGTGGGGCGTCGACAGCAATCTGCCGGGGCGTTTCGCCAGGCGCTTTTGCGGGCTTTGCAGGGGACGGCCGCCGATCAGCGGGTGGCCGCCTGGCGGTCCGAGGCCAGTCCCGGGCTGGCCACCCGCTATGGGCAGGTTGGCTTTGTGGGAGCAGCAATCCGCGACGGCGTCAGCGAGTTCGGTTGCGTCCTGAACGTCTCGACTCCCCCCGAGGCCCTCGAACTGATCCGATGGCGCAGCGCGGAAGAGCGAGTCAGTTGCCTGGCTGCCGCCCGGATGCGCCCGCTCGATATGGCCGGGGTTCGCGAATCCCTGATCCGTCGGCTGGCTCAGGCGCTGGACTATTCGACATATCATCTTTTCACGGGGCACCCGCTCCTGACTCGAACGACACGGACCGCATATGTCTTCCGTTGATCTCCCCATACTGCCCGTCGCCACGCCCGAATCGTCGAGTCGCCGCCGGCTGCCGGCGTGGCTGCGTCGTCCTCTGCCGCAGGCGGGCATGGCCTACACCGACAACGTCATCGGCGACCTGAAGCTGGAGACGGTCTGCGAGAGCGCCAAGTGTCCCAACCGGACCGAGTGCTGGTCGCAGAAGACGGCGTCGTTCATGATTCTGGGCAACGTCTGCACCCGACCCTGCGGGTTTTGTTCGGTCCCGAAAGGCAAGACCGAAACGGTTCAGCTCGACGAACCCGACCGGCTGGCTGAGGCGGTTCGGCGGCTGGGGCTGTCGTACGTCGTGATTACCTCCGTCACGCGGGATGATCTGCCGGACGGCGGCGCCGAGCACTTCTTCCAGTGCGTGACCGTCGTTCGCGAAAAAACCGGCGCCCAGGTCGAGGTGCTGACTCCGGACTTCCGCGGCAATCGCGCGGCGATCAGCCGGGTTATCGAGAGCCGGCCGGATGTCTTCAATCACAATACGGAAACCGTTCCGCGGTTGTATCACCGCGTCCGCCGCAACGCGACGTACCAGCGCACGCTCGAACTGCTGCGGCAGGTGAAAGATGAAGCTCCCGCGATGCCGACCAAAAGCGGCCTGATGCTCGGGCTGGGCGAAACTCGCGAGGAATTGCTGGACGTCTGCCGCGACCTGCGGGCTGCGGGGGTCGATCTGCTGACGCTGGGGCAATATCTGCAACCGACGCTGCAGCATCTTCCTGTGGAACGCTATTTGCCGCCGGACGAGTTCGATGAAATCGCCCGGGAGGTCGAGTCGATGGGGTTCACGATGGTTGCCAGCGGACCGTTTGTCCGGTCGAGCTATCACGCAGGAGAGATGGCCGCAGGACTGGAGGGAGCGTGAGCGACCGCGTGCCGGTGGTTGCGCCCGATTTGCAGACCGGCCAGGAGCCGGTCGTTCTCGGGCAGTGGCACGCCGAACCGGGCGACCGGGTTTTCGCCGGCGATCCTATTCTGGAACTGGTCGTTCCAGGGCTGGCGGTTTCGGTGAGTAGCCCCGCTGACGGCGTTCTGAACGAGATCTGCCGTCAGGCCGGAGTGCTGCTGTCGCCGGGTGAGATCCTCGCCTGGGTTGCCGCCGACGCCCCGGAACCTGACGATGGCTTCGAAGTCTGAATCCCTCGTGGAATTTCGGCGATACCATCGCAAT harbors:
- a CDS encoding lipoyl domain-containing protein, with product MSDRVPVVAPDLQTGQEPVVLGQWHAEPGDRVFAGDPILELVVPGLAVSVSSPADGVLNEICRQAGVLLSPGEILAWVAADAPEPDDGFEV
- a CDS encoding lipoyl protein ligase domain-containing protein, yielding MRPASSLSVHLLGLVDFDAALGVQRHLVSETIASQRQSAHLILCEHPPGVSIGREGSRADLLVEETELRSRQMTIRWVPRGGATWVHLPGQLAAYLVVPVGRRQQSAGAFRQALLRALQGTAADQRVAAWRSEASPGLATRYGQVGFVGAAIRDGVSEFGCVLNVSTPPEALELIRWRSAEERVSCLAAARMRPLDMAGVRESLIRRLAQALDYSTYHLFTGHPLLTRTTRTAYVFR
- the aroC gene encoding chorismate synthase — its product is MAGNSFGQAFKITTAGESHGPGNVVILDGVPPGIPLSVEDLQVDLDRRRPGQSHIVTQRKESDTPEILSGVFEGRTTGTSLAILIRNEDQRSRDYGDIKDLYRPGHADYTFDAKYGFRDYRGGGRSSARETTSRVAAGVVAKKILAEACGARVVGYVLQVGDIHATIENPAAVTLQQVETLPDGSPNIVRCPDPEAAARMVELIERVRREQDSIGGAAEIVATGVPAGLGEPVFDKLKADLAKALFSLPAVLGVEYGVGFGCVTLRGSQNNDAFVPDPAHPRQGRPGISTASNRHGGMLGGITSGQPIVLRAAVKPTSSLPQQQPTVTREGEPATIQTKGRHDPCLLPRFIPMAEAMVAIVLVDHWLRWQAQKSWRGVVGD
- a CDS encoding serine/threonine-protein kinase, producing the protein MESRWIWPFELQDKLGEGGMGVVYRARYVGNDRIVAVKLIPPEVAADPTLLARFEREMEVLKQLRHPNIVHSFGGVCDNQQRFYAMELVEGGTLADILRERGRLAWDTVIDYGLQMCAGLQCAHERGVVHRDVKPANFLVTPAGKLKLSDFGLATMAAATRITAAGRTLGTLQYMAPEQIRGKPPISNRTDLYALGCVFFELLTGKPPFEAEHPAEVLHKHLKDAPPRLADQMLDCPPELDQLVADLLEKDPQNRPATAADVAQRLQSMIQPTRSRDPVPNPFQRTPTRAIPQISARLTPDEQLLPSAGPGGSPALTGVMAAAIGMLSVLVVWLGLASSERGFRAREAERALISAWQSAPPQDRAGMAQALAKMPMLAPETARILEGSLSAEAVHTRLSAISILSEHQELMRPLIPEFIKLQKSDPSPEVRNAVEQALLKKDGPPRHAAGPGWWWLIGGMGLAATAGWFGRDFLQRVA
- the lipA gene encoding lipoyl synthase, whose translation is MSSVDLPILPVATPESSSRRRLPAWLRRPLPQAGMAYTDNVIGDLKLETVCESAKCPNRTECWSQKTASFMILGNVCTRPCGFCSVPKGKTETVQLDEPDRLAEAVRRLGLSYVVITSVTRDDLPDGGAEHFFQCVTVVREKTGAQVEVLTPDFRGNRAAISRVIESRPDVFNHNTETVPRLYHRVRRNATYQRTLELLRQVKDEAPAMPTKSGLMLGLGETREELLDVCRDLRAAGVDLLTLGQYLQPTLQHLPVERYLPPDEFDEIAREVESMGFTMVASGPFVRSSYHAGEMAAGLEGA
- the nrdR gene encoding transcriptional regulator NrdR: MMCPFCRHGETKVIDSRASQDYVIRRRRECLSCDRRFTTYEKIEESPLKVIKKDGSRIPFNREKIRAGLEKACYKRPISDEIIQGMVAEIESDLYEQFDREVPSQVIGEKVMDALRAVDQVAFVRFASVYREFKDVNDFVDELEPILRAGIR
- a CDS encoding TlpA family protein disulfide reductase, whose amino-acid sequence is MRRLALMLLASGFVAGIFSAGSTTVAAEPDAAARAAVKLTAATWEDVQKIVAGARGKVVVLDVWSTACQPCMEEFPHLIKLQRNQPETVCISISVDYAGIRSKPPEYYRERVEIFLAEQKAEAVKNYLCSQPADELFEKIELDSIPAVYVYGRDGKLAQRFDNRTPAKPGSEGISYETQVVPLVEKLVKQR
- a CDS encoding CHAD domain-containing protein; protein product: MSSGKWNRKVDAGCPAGRAARCVLAERLEILEKRLADVLRAKCGNSEAVHQLRVASRRATAAVESFGVCLPHQQSRKLSSRVRSIRRAAGRIRDWDVLLLDLAQRVWQIGAEDAPGFDLLAGDSAARRSMAQEKFLKVCRKSQAPLRRRSKELVGAVSAADRRGLTFGDIGRFRLTALAERFFSQFGGPLADVTDYHALRLALKPLRYAVEIFSGCFVPALSEQISPQLETLQELLGGIQDCQLAAVRVRTRHSELEMENLPGWPRYDSSLRSLLGDLERTVAVRCEKVQQWREEQADPLRADLQRVLSESPLGESVPARRRNR